The Dendropsophus ebraccatus isolate aDenEbr1 chromosome 10, aDenEbr1.pat, whole genome shotgun sequence genome has a segment encoding these proteins:
- the LOC138765901 gene encoding uncharacterized protein: MDVEKLIHLIEERPYLWNKRDAFYVNRTRRDKGWSEIAHEIYGQQWASGSKKEKQELVERLKSRWQTCRDQFKREMQMRSRSGDGRMPKRTYVYTEQLMFLKQVLDVGPTSDNLVAEDEASGSSQGNQEKEVPDSREEESMEAAENLDTSPAESVQICQRRRRENRNVVSTKSQIDSEVLAILKKRGEQKPNQLFCNSLAVALDSVPEEKRQRCYGTLLAVVETFSKHFDPDKLSKIADMFKYGDTPTIATPTQTLYTPSPNHHPPIQRYLPRPTSQHSHEWYTPPNSQDWACRSPQNTPQPAEHASSTPYSQDLFEV; encoded by the exons ATGGATGTGGAGAAGCTCATTCACCTCATAGAAGAACGCCCCTACTTGTGGAACAAAAGAGATGCATTTTATGTGAACCGAACAAGAAGGGACAAGGGATGGTCTGAGATTGCCCATGAAATTTATGGCCAGCAATGGGCATCAGGGTCCAAGAAAGAGAAACAGGAattgg TGGAAAGACTGAAATCAAGGTGGCAGACATGCAGGGATCAGTTCAAGAGGGAGATGCAGATGAGAAGCCGCAGTGGAGATGGACGTATGCCCAAGAGAACATATGTGTACACAGAACAATTAATGTTCCTGAAACAAGTCCTGGACGTTGGCCC AACATCTGATAATCTGGTAGCAGAAGATGAGGCTTCTGGTAGCTCCCAAGGAAATCAGGAGAAAGAAGTTCCGGATTCAAGGGAGGAGGAATCCATGGAGGCTGCTGAAAACCTGGACACATCTCCGGCTGAATCAGTGCAAATTTGCCAACGTCGTAGGAGAGAAAACCGTAATGTGGTGTCAACCAAATCACAAATTGACAGTGAG gtcCTCGCAATACTGAAGAAACGTGGAGAGCAGAAGCCAAACCAGCTGTTCTGCAACAGCCTGGCAGTTGCACTGGACAGTGTACCTGAAGAGAAACGCCAGAGATGCTATGGGACTCTGTTGGCTGTGGTTGAGACTTTTAGCAAACATTTTGACCCAGACAAACTCTCCAAAATTGCTGATATGTTTAAGTATGGGGACACCCCAACCATCGCCACTCCTACCCAAACCTTATACACTCCTTCCCCCAATCACCACCCTCCCATACAGCGATACCTGCCTCGTCCAACTTCCCAACACTCCCATGAGTGGTATACCCCTCCTAACAGCCAGGATTGGGCATGCCGAAGCCCTCAAAATACACCACAACCGGCAGAGCACGCGTCTTCCACTCCCTACTCTCAGGATCTGTTTGAAGTGTAA